The sequence TATTCGTTTTCAGGATCCGCCAATGCGGTAGCTTCATCAAGAATGATAATCGGAGCATCTTTAAGGATTGCACGTGCAAGAGCTATTCTCTGTTGCTGACCTCCTGAAAGATAAGTTCCTTCAGTCCCAATTACTGTATTGATACCATCCGGCAGTTCTTCAATGATATCATCACACTGAGCCAAACTAAGGGCTTTTTTAACATCATCTTTTGAGGCGCCTTTTCGACCAATAGCGACATTATTGTAAATTGAATCCTTAAACAATGTAGTATTCTGGAATACAAATGAAATATTCTGCATTAATTCTTTTGTTGATATATCCCTTACATCAACTTCACCAACTTTAATTGAACCTTCATTAACATCCCAGAATCTAGGAATTAGAGAAGCTATCGTGGTTTTACCTCCACCAGAAGGTCCAACTAATGCGACAGTTTCATTTTCATTAATTTTAAAATTAATATCATTTAGTATATGTTCATCAGCATCAGTTTTTTCATAGTCAAAATAGACACCTTCAAATTCGATTGAATGATTTTTAGGTTTTTGAGGATTTGATGCTTCAACCAAAGGTTCTTCTGCTAAAATCTCTTCAATCCCTTCTAAAGCATGACTTGCTAACATCCAGTCTTGAGAAACTGTCATAATCCTGTTCATCATTACTGCACAGATTGGTGTGAATATTATATAGAACATGAAATCGGCAAAAAATTTTCTATCGACAACAGATCCTGCAAGCAATATACCTGCGGGAATCAACAGAGCAAAAAATCCATTGATTGACACTGTAAAAGAGGTCATTGGAAGTTGTGTAGACAATGAATAATTTGCGGAGAATTTTCCATAATTTCTAATAGCATCAATAAAGTTTTTAAATGAATAAACACTTTGTTGAAATGCTTTTGTAACTGGAATTCCTCTAACATATTCCACTGCTTCCGCATTCATTTTTTCAAGGTATGTTTGATATTCAACCATCAGATTTTGAGATTCACTTGAAAACATCGGATACATAAATATAAAACACAGGATAATCGGAATAATGCAGACAAATCCTAAACGCCAATCAAAACTGAACAACAATATTAAAAATGCTATTGGAGTTACAACAGCACCAACCAAATCAAATAATTGATGAGCCAAGAATGTTTCAGTTTTTGAAGTACTAAAATCAATTACTTTTCTAAGTCCACCGCTAGTATGGTTTGAAAAATATCCCAAAGGCAGTTTAAGCAAATGATTTACAGCCGCATCCTTCATGTTTTTTTCATTTCTGAATGCGGATAAGTGTGTACCCATTAAACCAAAAAAGTTTAAAACAATTCCTCCAACTGCAAATGCAAATGCGTTAAATGCATAAACATCCAGGTTCTGAGCCTGACTGAAGTTGGGAGCGACAGTTAAAAGAGCATTAACTACATTCCAAATATATATGAATGGAACTAACAGGCATATTGCGCTTAAAGCAGATAATATCATGCCCAAGATTGATAAATATTTATAATTACCCGAATAATTTAATAATCGTATAAATTTATTTTTACTTTGAGTATTTGACATAATAAACTCCTTATAATTTAATTTAGGTATGCCTAAAAATTTAAATGAAGTCTAAAAGGACAATGCTTTAAAATATCTTAAAAATAATTAAAAGAACAATTTTAAAGAAATATTAAAAAAAATAATTAGACATTCCTTATTTTCATTATTAAGTATTTTTAAAATAAGTATATAAATTTATTTGAACTAAAAAGACAAAAATATACCAAAAAGACAAATATTAATTTTTGTATTCAGATGGTGTGCATCCAACATACTCCTTAAATGCCTGGCTAAACTTTGAAGGAGAAGCATAACCAACTTTTTTGGAGATTTCAGAGATAGACAACTCATCATCTTCAAGCAAACGACAAGCATAATCCAGTTTATACTCCTTTCTCCATTTAAAAATTGGTTTTCCATAAACTTCCTTAAAACAATTTTTGAGAGCTGTTTTGCTTATACCATGCTTATCAGCCAAATCATCAATAGTAATCTTACTTTCTAAATCACCAATTAACTCATTTTTAACGTCTTCAACTATATCAACTTGCTTTTTAGAAAGTGAAAGTGATTCTGTTTTAGATTCCGCAGATATAGAGAAAAATAAAAGTAATTCCAAACATTTCAATTTAAAATAAGACTCTTTAATTCGTTCATCAACACAATATAACTCACCAATTACATGATCGATTTTTTGATTTGACCTAACTAACCTATAACCTTTGGATTTTTCTAAATGCTCATATAACTCAATTAAATCCAAATCAGGAATAAGTTCCTTAATCCGTTCATTTGCAACATCAACATCAATGAAAATCTCCAATCCTTCATAATATCCTAAAGGAAAATCAGAATGTGTTTTAGTTACATCATAAATACCAACACACAAATCCCCCTTCCCAAAATAAACAATTTTATCATCACCAATTGCATAGGAATATCTGCCTTTAGCGCAATGATTAATCTGAAGTAAACGAGAAGGAATTTCATCTTCAAAAAATACATTATTTATATTGTCAATTTGGATGTCAATAAAAGCTATGATAATTCCATCAAATAAAGAGTAAGTGACCATTTTTCCGTATTCAGCATTTTTTCCCAATACGATTGTCTTTTTTGAATCATCACCTATAATTGAAAATTCAGATTGTACAACTTTGTCAAACATTCCGTAAAGATTTTCATTCATATGCTTAATTTGAAATCGATTTTATTTAAATTTTAATTGAATACTTTACTTTAGAGAAATATCAAAGTATTGCTTTGCAGAGCGTATATAGTTACCAAAACCATTATTACAGTTTAAAAATCAGTTAATTTTCATTATTGTAAATGATTGTCAAAAAAAAGTAGATATCTAAAGAGATATCCAAAAATATGAAAAAAATCATTGAAAAAATATTTCAACGATATTTTTCTTTAAAAATCAGAAATTATTCAGATTTTAAATTTAATGTTTCTTTTTCAATGTCAATTTTTTCATTTAAAAGAGTTGAAATTTCATCCATTTCATCTTTAACAACTGAAATATCTTCTTCAATGGATACTAATTCATTTACATCTTTCATGTCTTTTACAAGATTTTTAATTAAATCATTTTTAGTTTTTTGCAATTTCAAAAGAGCTTTTAATAAGATTTCTTGTAATTTATTTTGTGTTTTAAATAAAATAAATTCTATTGGTTCTTCACCAGCTTCAATTTCAGCATCAGTAGCATCTAATAATTTAATTACATCTTTGTCCACATCATCTTCAACTTTATACATTATTTTAATAGCTTTTTCAATGTGAGCAGATATTTTCTTTTCAGTGTATGATTCTTTTAATTCTAATTTTTTTTCTTCACGTTTAATTTTTGCTTGTGCTTTTTTTTCTTCATATTGAACTTTTTTTTCATCAATTTTTACAGAAAGTTTTTCTTTTTGTTCATCAAAACTCATTATATCACATCGTATTTATATAATTAATAATTTATTAATTCAATAAATAAACTTTTTGATTTTTATTAAAAAAAAATGAATTCATTAAAACAAAAAAAATATATCTAATATTAAACATGATTAAAATTTAAACTATGAGTTTACATCTATTTAAAATTAAAAATTATAAACAAAATAATTATCTTATCCATTAATCAATAGTATTATATCTAAAATATAACATCTTAAAATTGACACATAATATTTAATTATTCGCACAATCGTCAGATGTTAATTGATTTTAAATTGCGGGTCTAAGGAATATAAAATTATTCCTCAGATAACCTCTGGCCCAATTCATATGCCCTTTGCAAATCCTTTGGAAATTGTGTTTTCTCGCTTTCAATCTTATGTTCAGGATCAAACATATTGTTAACATAGGCAGAATACTGTTTGAATTGTTTTGTATCATATGCATATAATGATTCACATTCTCCAAAAATAGTTGAAAGGTATCCTCTCATGATGGCCAACTGGTCTTCGCCATTGAAATAATCCATTTCCTTTGGCACATTCATAGTGTATATCATTGCTGTTTTTACTTCCTTTTTAATTTTAGATACTCTGTTGCCGTCTTCATCAATTAGATAAGTATCCGCAGCAAAAAGCAATCTTTCCAAAAATGCCTGAGCATATGAAGATATTGATCCGTAATAGATTGGAGTTCCCAAAACAATTGCATCTGCCTTAAGGCATGTTTTAAGGATTTCCTTTAAATCATCTCTCCAGAAACATAACGGATTTTCAAGATTCTTTTTTAAATGACATGCAAAACAGCTCATACATCCTTTAAAATCATAACTATACAACTCAATGTATTCTACATCTGCACCATTATCCACTGCACCATCAACTACCTTTTTGCATAGCTGTGCAGTGTTTCCCATTTTTCTCGGACTTGCATTAATAACAACTATATTCATGATGTGAACTATATTACTCAGGGTATTAATATTCTTATATTTTTCGGATGGTTTTATTCAGTTCTTCTTTAATTATTTTTACGCAATCTTCAGCTTCACTGTCTAATCTGAAAGGATCTTTTGCAGATACTTCAAATTCATCTAAAATTTCATTTACTGCAATAGTCTCACTTACATCAATTCCCTTATTTTTCAGGATTATGTTAACACATCCATTTGGACATCCATTAACTGCCACTATAGGATATTTTTTAAGCATCTCATCATTTTTACCTTCAATATCAGCTGAAGTCGAACCCATGCAAATTGAAATAATATTTTTATGTTCGCTCCTGCAGTCTCCAACCGCCACCCGGGAAATCAAACCGTTTGCACTCATGCCATTGCATGGTGCCAATGCAATTTTATCTTTCATTAACTCACCAATATCAATTTCTTAACTTTAAAGTTATTCCTCTTTTTGAAGCGCAATCATTCAATATTCTTTTTGCACAGTAAGAATTTTCATTTAAACTAAACCAACTTTTAGATGTTGAAAATTCCTAGGTTTTTATAATATATCATTGGTTATTAGATATTAATCCTAGGCTACACTAGTCCCCATGGTTCAGACAATTTTACACATATTAATATTTTACTTTTTTAACTGGGATATCGTAGAAAAAAAAAGTTTTAAATAGTCTAGTCATTGCCATTAATCAGTATGCAATGTGACTATTTAAAGTTCATTAGATAAGCAATATCATTATGCACAATTCATCCCTAACGTATAAAGTTAGGGTATTATTGCATTATTTAGATAAATTAAATTTTTATTCAATTTTAAATATTTTATCAAAACCTGAAATAACCAATATTTCCATAATAGCATCATTAACATTTCTAATAACCATTGGAATATTTTCAGCATTCAATTTCTTTTGAGTTGCAATTAAAACACGTAAACCTGCACTTGAAATATATTCCAAGTTAGAAAAATCAAAAATTAATGAATCAAACTTGCCCATTTCATCCATGACTTCATTTTCAAAATCAGGTGCAGTAACAGTATCAACACGGTCTCCAACTTCCATTGTTAACTCTTTTTCATTATATTTCTTTTCAATTTTCATATAAATCACTTAATGAATTTTTAAACTAAAATAATTTTAATTATTAAATAGATGTTTACTATTGATAAAATATTATATTCATAATTATAAATTTTTAAACATATAAAACTTGTTTTTTTATGTCTTCAGTTACTTTCAGGAATTTAAGTGATTTTTAAAAAATCAGATTATCCTTGTCTCAATATTTTAATACTAAATAAACTCTTTTTAAAATTTCTTCAATTGTTTTAAATAATTTTTTTATGTTTATTGAGAAGTTTTAAAAAGCAATTTTCAATTTTATACTATTACAACGGAGAACGTACTTAATATTTATTCAAAATTATACACTCATACAAAATAATTTATAATAAAAATAAAATAATATGATAATAATGTACAGTTTTATTACATGCGTATTGATTTTGATTGCATCATATTTTATTTATGGAAAAGTTATTGAAAAAGTAGCCGGCGTAGATGAAACCCGCGAAACCCCAGTCCATAGATTACAGGACGGAGTGGACTATATGCCTATGTCCAGAGCAAAGAATTTTTTAGTTCATTTTTTAAATATTGCAGGTTTAGGACCTATTTTTGGAGCAATACAAGGTGCTTTATTTGGTCCTGCAGCATTCCTATGGATTACATTCGGTACAATTTTCATTGGAGGAGTTCATGATTTCTTCTCAGGATACATGTCCCTTAGAAATGACGGTTTAACCATGCCAAAGATTGTTTCAAAATATTTGGGAAACCGAATTGAAAAATATGTTGCAGTCCTCATAATTCTCACAGGAATTCTTGTTTCAGCTACTTTTGCAAAAGGAGCTGCAGATTTAATCAGCAACTTGACCAGTATCCCCGTACTTATTTGCATAACAATAATATTTCTTTATTTCATTATTGCCACCATATTTCCAATTGATAAAATTATTGGAAAAATATATCCTATTTTTGGAGCGTTTTTATTGATTATGGCATTGATAATGATTGTAGGAGTATTCATAAATCCTGCATACACTATCCCCGAATTTACAACAAGCGGATTGTACTTAACTGACAAAAACATTTTCCCATATCTGTTTGTCACTATTGCCTGTGGTGCTATTTCAGGTTTTCATGCATCCCAATCTCCGATTGTTGCAAGATGTATGGAAAATGAGAATGACGCTAGACCTGTATTTTTTGGAGCTATGGTTTTAGAGGGAATTGTTGCTCTTATTTGGGCAGCTGTTGCAATGGCATTTTTCCACAGTCAGCCTCAACTTGCCGCAATTTATAATGCATCACCTGCAGTGGCAGTTAATAGAATGGCAACAGTTTTGGTCGGACCTGTCGGTTTATTACTAACAATCATTGGAGTTGTTGTCTGCCCTATTACAACTGGAGACACAGCACTTAGAAGTTCAAGAATAACCATTGCAGATCAACTTCATCTTAACCATGAAAAAATAATTTCAAGACTTGAAGTAGGAATTCCTCTGTTTTTAATATCCTTTGGATTGACTTTTATTGATTTCAGTTTAATCTGGAGATATTTCGCATGGTCCCAATTGATAGTAGCTACAATAGTGCTATATGCTGCGAGCGTATATCTAATTAAAAAAGAAAAGCAATACATTATTGCATTAGCACCGGCGATAGTATGTACTTTAATTGCATTTGCATATATCCTTCAAGCACCAGAAGGATTAAGACTGCCTTCAATGATATCAAATATAATTTCAATTATTGCAACAGCCATTATAACAGCAATATTTCTTAAAAAATACAAATAGCAAATTAATAGAAAATAGCTATTAAAATCTTAAAACTAAACTAATAATTATTTAATTATCTTAATTCATAGATAATTTTCTAAAAGGTGATATAAATGACTAAAAAAATAATAGCAGTTAACGCAGGCCCTAGAAAAGGATGGAATACTGACACATTAATTGATGAAGCAATAAGCGGTGCAGAATCTGCCGGAGCAGAAGTGGAAAAATTCAATCTCTACCGTTTAGAAAAATACACAGGTTGCATTTCTTGCTTTGGATGTAAAAAAGAAAAATTTAAAGGACATTGCATACGCCGTGACGGATTAAAAGAAGTATTAGATGCAATTCGTGAAGCAGATGGATTAATTATAGGCTCTCCAAATTATTTAAGCGAACTAACCGCATCTTTTAGGGCACTTTATGAAAGATTGGTCTTTCAGAATTTAACATACAATGAGGAAGTTCCTTGCTGTAATGAAAATCCAATTCCAACCTTGCTCATCATGACCAGTAATGCCCCAGATGATTTTTATGAAACCTTGATTCAAAATTATAAAAATGTATTTGACTCTTTTGTAGGGCCAACAGAAGTTTTTGTTAGCGGTGAAACACTCCAGCTTAAAGATTACAGCAAAACTGACTGGCCATGGTTTTTCAATGCTGAAGAAAGATATGAAAGACACGAAACTATTTTTCCAAAAGAAAGAAAGATTGCTTTTGATAAAGGAAAAAAATTAGTATTGTAATACAAAAAACAGGTATTGGTTAATTTCACACTAAATGAAATTGCTGTTCTGATCAACATTAACGACAAGCATTAGTTAGTAGAAACTTGTTTTTTTAAAAATGGTTGATATATATGCCGAGTTAAAAATTAAATTGATTTTGAAAAGCATTACCGTTAATGAAAATTGCAAATCATTAAATTATAAGTAATTACAATAGATTCAATTTAATTAATGACTTCATTGATTATTCATATAGTGCATTATGTCTAAAAAATAGAAAGAAAAATAGGAAACTAGTTGAAAAATAAATCGGAATCCTTAATCATTAAACAGAATCTGGAAACAATATACAATACAGGCAATTCTATCAATGGACCAATTACCAGTGCTATCGAAATTAGTTCATGACCCGGAAATGAATTTATTGCAATAGCAAGTGCCAATGGAGAGTTACGTGCTAATGTAGTCATTGTTAAGCTTGCATATTCTGAATATGTGAAATTAATCCTTTCAGACAATAACAAATCAATAGCTGTATTTACAATGAAAAATATAATCAGAGGAACAAACAGAACAACAATAGAGTTTAAATTTTCAAACAATAATTCACCCTGACTTGCAAAAATGCAAAATACCGCAAGAGATAAGAACCATATCTGTAAACTACCCATTATTTCAGCTGCTTTTTCTTTTAGATTATTGTTCAATATGAATTTTGTAATTTGTGCCGCAACAAATGGGATTACAATAACTATAATAAGAGAATAGGCCAATTGTGAATAATCTAGTGAATTTGCAGTTGAAAAAAATAAAATTAAATAAAATGGAAGTAATATTATTTGCAATACAAGATTTATCGGAAGTATTGAAAGACTTAAAGTTAAATCTCCCTTTGCTATTTTTGTAAATACCAAATACCAGTCTGTGCATGGAGTTAGTATTAACATGAAAAATCCTATTAAAATATCAACATTTCCCCTTAAAAATAGTGATCCTATGAAATATCCAAATAAAGGTGTCCATAAAAAATTGATTATCAAACTTGTTGATGTGAATTTAATATTTTTAAAACTGTCTTTTAGCTCATTTAAGTCAACTTCAAGGAATAAACCATAAAGCATTAAGCATAAAAATATATTTATCAAATAATCAGTATTATCGGCTATAATTTGAATATTACTGAATAATAATCCAATAATGACAGCTGAAAATATTATTACGGGTTCCAGTTTTTCTATTAAATCCATAACATCACCAATTTAGGCATGACTAAATTTTGTATTTAATAATATATATTTTTATTTAAACTTAAAAAAAATTGGAAATATTTAATATTAATTTATAAACAAACATTAATTTATGAGTGAACAGGCCCAATGGGATTCAACACTGACATTTATTTTTGCAATGATTGGAGTTGCAATAGGTCTTGGAAATATATGGAGATTCAGTTATATAGTATACTCCAATGGAGGAGGAGCATTTTTCGTTCCTTACGTTGTTGCAATATTTCTTATGGGAATTCCATTTCTGATATTGGAATACGGCATCGGATTTTCATTTAAAAAATCATTTAGTGAGATTTTTAAATCGATTAATCCTAAATTTGAATATATAGCCTGGATTCTTATTTTCTCAATATCCATTGTGTTAATATATTATATGGTCATAATTAGCTGGGATTTATTCTATCTTGTTAAAAGTTTTACTTTTAGCTGGGGAAGCGATACTGCAGCATATTTTGTTCAAAATGTTGGGGGAAGCGAAAATCTCTCAAAAATTGGCGAATTCTTCATTCCAATAGCCGGTGGAGTGATAGCTTCATGGATTATTTTATGGTTTATCTCCCACAGGTCAATTGATAAAGGAATAGG comes from uncultured Methanobrevibacter sp. and encodes:
- a CDS encoding ABC transporter ATP-binding protein, with product MSNTQSKNKFIRLLNYSGNYKYLSILGMILSALSAICLLVPFIYIWNVVNALLTVAPNFSQAQNLDVYAFNAFAFAVGGIVLNFFGLMGTHLSAFRNEKNMKDAAVNHLLKLPLGYFSNHTSGGLRKVIDFSTSKTETFLAHQLFDLVGAVVTPIAFLILLFSFDWRLGFVCIIPIILCFIFMYPMFSSESQNLMVEYQTYLEKMNAEAVEYVRGIPVTKAFQQSVYSFKNFIDAIRNYGKFSANYSLSTQLPMTSFTVSINGFFALLIPAGILLAGSVVDRKFFADFMFYIIFTPICAVMMNRIMTVSQDWMLASHALEGIEEILAEEPLVEASNPQKPKNHSIEFEGVYFDYEKTDADEHILNDINFKINENETVALVGPSGGGKTTIASLIPRFWDVNEGSIKVGEVDVRDISTKELMQNISFVFQNTTLFKDSIYNNVAIGRKGASKDDVKKALSLAQCDDIIEELPDGINTVIGTEGTYLSGGQQQRIALARAILKDAPIIILDEATALADPENEYMIQKAISEITRDKTVIMIAHRLSTVKNVDKIYVVDNGRIVENGNHNNLVEDGGLYSRMWDEFNKSIQWKVKSEVA
- a CDS encoding AraC family transcriptional regulator; the encoded protein is MNENLYGMFDKVVQSEFSIIGDDSKKTIVLGKNAEYGKMVTYSLFDGIIIAFIDIQIDNINNVFFEDEIPSRLLQINHCAKGRYSYAIGDDKIVYFGKGDLCVGIYDVTKTHSDFPLGYYEGLEIFIDVDVANERIKELIPDLDLIELYEHLEKSKGYRLVRSNQKIDHVIGELYCVDERIKESYFKLKCLELLLFFSISAESKTESLSLSKKQVDIVEDVKNELIGDLESKITIDDLADKHGISKTALKNCFKEVYGKPIFKWRKEYKLDYACRLLEDDELSISEISKKVGYASPSKFSQAFKEYVGCTPSEYKN
- a CDS encoding flavodoxin family protein; this encodes MNIVVINASPRKMGNTAQLCKKVVDGAVDNGADVEYIELYSYDFKGCMSCFACHLKKNLENPLCFWRDDLKEILKTCLKADAIVLGTPIYYGSISSYAQAFLERLLFAADTYLIDEDGNRVSKIKKEVKTAMIYTMNVPKEMDYFNGEDQLAIMRGYLSTIFGECESLYAYDTKQFKQYSAYVNNMFDPEHKIESEKTQFPKDLQRAYELGQRLSEE
- a CDS encoding putative zinc-binding protein; its protein translation is MKDKIALAPCNGMSANGLISRVAVGDCRSEHKNIISICMGSTSADIEGKNDEMLKKYPIVAVNGCPNGCVNIILKNKGIDVSETIAVNEILDEFEVSAKDPFRLDSEAEDCVKIIKEELNKTIRKI
- a CDS encoding STAS domain-containing protein, whose amino-acid sequence is MKIEKKYNEKELTMEVGDRVDTVTAPDFENEVMDEMGKFDSLIFDFSNLEYISSAGLRVLIATQKKLNAENIPMVIRNVNDAIMEILVISGFDKIFKIE
- a CDS encoding carbon starvation protein A, yielding MYSFITCVLILIASYFIYGKVIEKVAGVDETRETPVHRLQDGVDYMPMSRAKNFLVHFLNIAGLGPIFGAIQGALFGPAAFLWITFGTIFIGGVHDFFSGYMSLRNDGLTMPKIVSKYLGNRIEKYVAVLIILTGILVSATFAKGAADLISNLTSIPVLICITIIFLYFIIATIFPIDKIIGKIYPIFGAFLLIMALIMIVGVFINPAYTIPEFTTSGLYLTDKNIFPYLFVTIACGAISGFHASQSPIVARCMENENDARPVFFGAMVLEGIVALIWAAVAMAFFHSQPQLAAIYNASPAVAVNRMATVLVGPVGLLLTIIGVVVCPITTGDTALRSSRITIADQLHLNHEKIISRLEVGIPLFLISFGLTFIDFSLIWRYFAWSQLIVATIVLYAASVYLIKKEKQYIIALAPAIVCTLIAFAYILQAPEGLRLPSMISNIISIIATAIITAIFLKKYK
- a CDS encoding flavodoxin family protein, yielding MTKKIIAVNAGPRKGWNTDTLIDEAISGAESAGAEVEKFNLYRLEKYTGCISCFGCKKEKFKGHCIRRDGLKEVLDAIREADGLIIGSPNYLSELTASFRALYERLVFQNLTYNEEVPCCNENPIPTLLIMTSNAPDDFYETLIQNYKNVFDSFVGPTEVFVSGETLQLKDYSKTDWPWFFNAEERYERHETIFPKERKIAFDKGKKLVL
- a CDS encoding arsenic resistance protein, whose product is MDLIEKLEPVIIFSAVIIGLLFSNIQIIADNTDYLINIFLCLMLYGLFLEVDLNELKDSFKNIKFTSTSLIINFLWTPLFGYFIGSLFLRGNVDILIGFFMLILTPCTDWYLVFTKIAKGDLTLSLSILPINLVLQIILLPFYLILFFSTANSLDYSQLAYSLIIVIVIPFVAAQITKFILNNNLKEKAAEIMGSLQIWFLSLAVFCIFASQGELLFENLNSIVVLFVPLIIFFIVNTAIDLLLSERINFTYSEYASLTMTTLARNSPLALAIAINSFPGHELISIALVIGPLIELPVLYIVSRFCLMIKDSDLFFN